The sequence TGGTCGTTTTACATTCAATCCGAACGCATCATCGGTACAAAAAGACAGCAGCCAAGCGCAACACCAGCAACAGCCAAAAGATGGACAACCAAACACAAACATATCTCCCAAACGGGAGTCGGGCACACCAGCCCGAAAGATATCATCGTCACGTTTTATGGCAGCCTTTTCACAATTCTACGGTAATGAAGATGTCGAGGACGTGGACAGCCCTGGCAATACTCGAGCACAACAAGTACAAAAAACCGGCGATGAATCATTTCCCGAAATTAAGGGACGGGTCGAATCTAAACTGATGTCAATGTGGCATAATGTCAAATACGGTGAGTGTGTCACGGAATTCGTCATCTGGCGTCTCGACGATCGGAAAATATGAATGCGAAAAATACGGTTTTATCTCCCGTTTCAGGATGGGGTGGTAAAATGAGACAGAATTTTTCCAAAGAACAGCCCGTTTGGCTGTTGGGTCGATGCTATCATCGAAAATTCTCGCCAGTTTCATCGATGGAAAATTCCGTCGAATTAACAAATTCTGCCGACAATAAATCAACAGATCAGCATCATAATCAAATACATCAGCACTATGATGTGCAGGAGTTATACGACGTTCAAGAATACGGAACCGATGCGATTGAAGGAGAAATAGCGGAATGTCAATGGGAAGAAGGTTGTTTCGTTATTCATATTCAATTAAAcgttttcattaaataaacgATTCTCACTGCGctgaacaataaaatttattaaaattttctcgacCTCTGTCATGCAGGCATCGAAGGTTTCAAACGGGATTTTTGCAGTCGGCTGTGGATGACGTATCGTCGTGAATTTCCCATACTGAACGGATCGAACTACACATCGGACTGCGGCTGGGGCTGTATGATCCGCAGCGGTCAAATGATGCTGGCCGAAGCGCTGATTCGACACTTTCTCAGCCGAAGCTGGCGCTGGGATGCCGAATCGCAAATACACATAACGCATGACGACAATATGCATCGGAAAATCATTCGCTGGTTCGGTGACAGTTCCTCCAAAAACAGTCCGTTCTCCATACACACGCTGGTGAATTTGGGCGAAGAGAGTGGTAAACGGGCGGGCGATTGGTATGGACCGTCGTCCGTGTCACATCTATTGAGGTTTGTGTTTGGCAAAACTTAATTAGATTGCAGAATTGGAATTAGGATTGGATGGGAAATAGGGAAagcatttttttcatattttcttgaatttcccttgatttttctcattttttgaaaaaaaaaaaattgggaaaattctggaaaatttaaagaaaattctggaaaatttaaataaaattctggaaaatttacagaaatttgggaaaatgttttcccaaaaatagtctgtTGTTTGAAATGAGCGCTGGAACATTCTGACCATTAAAAACGAAACGGACAACCGTTACAATATGAATTTGACCAGTTTCGCATTCGAATCGGTGCTCAGAAAttctaaaatcattttctacaTCATTAGATGCACATCGAATCCGATTGTGATTGTGGaatggaaaaatcaaaaataattgaaccCGAAACCGTAATTGGTTCCGAGTGGAATttggaacaaatttatcgttaaatTCACTAAACAAATTCATGTGGCGATTGTACATTGTATAATCAGTGATAacacactcacacacacacacactctgTTTGAGTTCAAACATAAAATAGTTTATCGCCTTATTACAATCGAATGGTTCTAATCCaatgcaaacaaattttttatttttttatttcttctaaataaaaattttcttgttcgTTATCTTTTTGCTAATTGGCGTCTATTTTCAGGCAAGCTGTTAAATTGGCCTCGCAAGAGAATGCCGATTTCGATGATGTCAATGTTTATGTTGCGCAAGATTGTACTGGTtcgtatttatttatttattttcattttttaatatttgccATTTATTCTCCCAAAGACGACGAGTTAGATAAGGACTTATGTCGGCACAGATTTATTTCGTACCCGCCGCAACAGAGTGGACCATAAATGTTCCCATTTTCTGTgataatttgaagaatttcttcagtttttcgtttaaaacgGGAATGCAACCGGTAATCAAAAACCGGTTAAAAACCGGTAATGGCTATTACCGTTTCccggtaaataaaattttgataaccGGTTTTACCTCAGGACATAAttctccgtgtgagagacaaaatagaattttttaaatttttactttgtttatttgacatttctctctctcacggagtactttttgttgagtggaatggaaacTTAACCATAGTATCGAAAATAGgcaaatttaaattgcaaaaatacTCAAGATTATATTTTActcaaatgaaataataatgCGTGATATCGATAGAGTCAATCCCAGGCGTCCcacttgtccgaaatgtccgaaattttacacatttgtccgaaattgtccgaaatgtccgaaatattCTTCAAGACCTGACCAGAATTAAATATATAAACTTATAAAagtctcattttcaaaaaaattgcctgcggcgcgcttcacagaatttttaattgaactttCAGTCTATCAATACTTTGtccctaaatttttattcacttgactgtaagtcatatGGGTCTTTATGGCAGAAAATACCGGAAAATGTGTATAGGTACCGCGATcactataattgaaaattatgtggaaatatgacgttaaatgtgtaatatatttttaacttgagtaaatctaaatcgattttcaaaaacgttttgttcgaAGAAGAACTGaat comes from Bradysia coprophila strain Holo2 chromosome X unlocalized genomic scaffold, BU_Bcop_v1 contig_38, whole genome shotgun sequence and encodes:
- the LOC119069668 gene encoding cysteine protease ATG4D produces the protein MSYDVLLTRPGPGRFTFNPNASSVQKDSSQAQHQQQPKDGQPNTNISPKRESGTPARKISSSRFMAAFSQFYGNEDVEDVDSPGNTRAQQVQKTGDESFPEIKGRVESKLMSMWHNVKYGWGGKMRQNFSKEQPVWLLGRCYHRKFSPVSSMENSVELTNSADNKSTDQHHNQIHQHYDVQELYDVQEYGTDAIEGEIAECQWEEGIEGFKRDFCSRLWMTYRREFPILNGSNYTSDCGWGCMIRSGQMMLAEALIRHFLSRSWRWDAESQIHITHDDNMHRKIIRWFGDSSSKNSPFSIHTLVNLGEESGKRAGDWYGPSSVSHLLRQAVKLASQENADFDDVNVYVAQDCTVYIQDILDECLVPEPPTGPVTPWRKKSVETFKHGTSNMHWKSVILLVPLRLGAEKLNPIYGNSLKTLLSTEYCIGIIGGRPKHSLYFVGFQEDKLIHLDPHYCQEMVDVNQDNFSVHSFHCKSPRKLKLSKLDPSCCIGFYCQTKNDFDNFVASVQPYLLPIRQSPQPGGSNSSPEPNYPLFVFSRSRSSEYHVDEVAESIYKPMQQQLRNMMNQNDATETWSDDDDETDEFVII